In Methanocalculus alkaliphilus, one DNA window encodes the following:
- a CDS encoding 4Fe-4S binding protein, whose translation MAFAMHINLERCTGCNNCVVACPVNALELYTVDPVTNDKIYSVRDGKAIVLDVNSELCAGCGVCVEACPYNVIRLVGPWETIRAPVQGAGAYH comes from the coding sequence ATGGCGTTTGCAATGCATATCAATTTGGAGCGTTGTACTGGTTGTAACAATTGTGTTGTTGCATGCCCGGTAAACGCATTGGAGCTTTACACAGTAGATCCCGTCACAAATGACAAGATCTACTCTGTACGCGACGGAAAGGCGATCGTACTTGACGTCAACAGCGAGCTCTGCGCCGGATGCGGCGTATGCGTCGAGGCATGTCCATACAATGTTATTCGACTGGTAGGACCGTGGGAGACCATCCGGGCGCCTGTTCAGGGTGCCGGAGCTTACCACTGA